A section of the Fusarium falciforme chromosome 8, complete sequence genome encodes:
- a CDS encoding Pre-mRNA-splicing factor cwc15 yields the protein MTTAHRPTFDPARGKEALRGPAYHQRLLPAHTQLKYRQAGQGGDADEGPSRDLAAELLAAEAAHFSKKNGAPALLDDADEDDEASTSGGVKRSLPPAAGEEEDLEAKRRRILAETRDIDADDDSEEDEEDSDDDDDSDDDSDAELQRELDRVRREREERKKKEEAERLKEEQEARERNIALGNPLLNKQDFNMKRRWDDDVVFKNQARGTEDKGKKKEFVNDLLRSDFHRRFMSKYVR from the exons ATGACTACCGCTCACAGACCCACGTTTGATCCC GCCCGTGGCAAAGAAGCCCTCCGAGGCCCTGCCTACCATCAACGTCTTCTCCCAGCCCACACCCAACTCAAGTACCGCCAGGCCGGCCAAGGCGGTGACGCCGACGAAGGACCATCCCGCGACCTGGCTGCCGAGCTTCTCGCTGCCGAAGCCGCCCATTTTTCCAAGAAGAACGGCGCCCCTGCCCTCCTGGACGAtgccgatgaggacgacgaggccagCACTTCCGGCGGCGTGAAGCGGTCGCTCCCACCTGCTGCtggcgaagaggaggatctgGAAGCAAAGAGGAGGCGGATATTAGCAGAGACGAGGGACATTGATGCCGACGACGAtagcgaggaggacgaggaagacagcgatgacgatgacgacagcGATGATGATTCCGATGCGGAACTACAGCGAGAGTTGGATCGCGTGCGGAGAgagcgagaggagaggaagaagaaggag GAAGCCGAGAGACTCaaggaagagcaagaagcccGAGAACGAAACATTGCCCTCGGAAATCCTCTCCTCAACAAGCAAGACTTCAACATGAAGCGCCGATGGGATGACGACGTCGTCTTCAAGAACCAAGCGCGCGGCACTGaggacaagggcaagaagaaggagttcGTAAAC GACCTCCTCCGATCCGATTTTCATAGGCGCTTCATGAGCAAGTACGTTAGATAA